From Rhodococcus sp. B7740, one genomic window encodes:
- a CDS encoding alpha/beta hydrolase, with protein MKHVESSFVGVHGTRIVYDVWTPETTSTGIVVLAHGLAEHAGRYRHVIERLGSLGLVVYAPDHRGHGRSGGKRVSLEKWSDFTDDLHTLFGIAAAEHPNQRTFLLGHSMGGAIALSYALDHQDDLDGLMLSGPAVAPSVGQPKALVAVGKVLGRFLPAVPVLKLDPALVSRDRDVVDAYVADPLGYHGAVSAGLAAAMLGVGETFPTRLPALRIPVLLQHGTADRLADVSGSELIAERAGSDDLTLKKYDGLFHEVFNEPEKERVLDDLIAWLRPRVHTGAVSS; from the coding sequence ATGAAGCATGTCGAGTCGTCGTTCGTCGGCGTTCACGGAACCCGAATCGTCTACGACGTCTGGACACCGGAGACCACGTCGACCGGGATCGTGGTGCTGGCTCACGGCCTGGCCGAGCACGCCGGCCGGTACCGGCACGTCATCGAACGACTCGGCTCCCTCGGGCTCGTCGTCTATGCACCCGACCACCGCGGCCACGGACGATCCGGCGGCAAACGGGTGTCGCTGGAGAAGTGGTCCGACTTCACCGACGACCTGCACACACTGTTCGGCATCGCCGCCGCCGAGCATCCGAATCAGCGCACCTTCCTGCTCGGCCACAGCATGGGTGGCGCCATCGCACTGTCGTACGCCCTCGACCACCAAGACGACCTCGACGGCCTGATGCTGTCCGGGCCCGCGGTAGCCCCCAGTGTCGGTCAGCCGAAAGCCCTGGTGGCCGTGGGTAAGGTCCTCGGACGTTTCCTACCGGCAGTTCCCGTGCTGAAGCTCGACCCCGCTCTCGTCTCCCGCGATCGCGACGTCGTCGATGCCTATGTCGCCGATCCGCTGGGCTACCACGGCGCGGTTTCGGCCGGCCTGGCCGCAGCCATGCTGGGCGTCGGTGAGACCTTCCCGACGCGACTGCCTGCGCTGAGGATTCCCGTGCTGCTGCAGCACGGAACTGCAGACCGATTGGCCGATGTCTCGGGCAGTGAACTGATCGCCGAGCGCGCCGGATCCGACGACCTCACCCTGAAGAAGTACGACGGACTGTTCCACGAAGTGTTCAACGAACCGGAGAAGGAGCGCGTACTCGACGACCTCATCGCTTGGCTACGTCCCCGTGTACACACCGGCGCTGTAAGTTCCTGA
- a CDS encoding PDR/VanB family oxidoreductase → MKLTSRRVPRLLPKDAPPDLRGRAHPDRSMQLLGTFLNGYMRAAAGGEYDEAVAGHNPDSALTLVVTEREIVAEDNDVAAITLASPTGDQLPIWHPGCHLDLHLPSGRRRQYSLCGNPADRSSYRIAVRRIPTGAGGSIEMHGLEPGTEVTVRGPRNGFPFVGEGNALFVAGGIGITPIIAMVRAARILGMDWQFVYCGRSRDTMPFLDEIESWESDRVFVRTDDVYGYPTEGELLQRAPAGGAVYCCGPTPMLDAVRRDFRQCPATALHFERFGPPPILDGTPFEVQLISTGAVLDVAADASVLTAVKEQKPNIAYSCQQGFCGTCKVRVLSGEPEHLESRLTPEEQRDHMLICVSRARSGRLVLDL, encoded by the coding sequence GTGAAGCTCACCTCGCGTCGCGTCCCGCGGCTGCTTCCCAAGGATGCGCCACCCGATCTGCGCGGACGGGCACATCCCGATCGGTCGATGCAGCTTCTCGGCACGTTTCTCAACGGATACATGCGTGCGGCTGCCGGTGGGGAGTACGACGAGGCCGTCGCCGGCCACAATCCCGATTCCGCGTTGACGTTGGTCGTCACCGAACGCGAGATCGTCGCCGAGGACAACGATGTCGCGGCCATCACGCTCGCCTCGCCGACGGGGGATCAGCTGCCGATCTGGCATCCGGGCTGCCATCTCGATCTGCACCTGCCCTCCGGCCGCCGCCGCCAGTATTCGTTGTGCGGCAACCCGGCCGATCGCAGCTCGTACCGAATCGCGGTGCGTCGAATCCCCACCGGTGCAGGTGGATCCATCGAGATGCACGGGCTCGAGCCGGGCACCGAGGTGACCGTCCGCGGTCCCCGCAACGGATTCCCGTTCGTCGGTGAGGGCAATGCCCTGTTCGTCGCAGGTGGCATCGGCATCACTCCCATCATCGCGATGGTCCGAGCGGCACGGATTCTCGGCATGGACTGGCAGTTCGTGTACTGCGGTCGATCTCGCGACACGATGCCGTTCCTCGACGAGATCGAGAGCTGGGAGTCGGACCGCGTGTTCGTGCGCACCGACGACGTCTACGGTTACCCCACCGAGGGCGAACTACTCCAGCGTGCACCCGCAGGAGGTGCCGTCTACTGCTGCGGCCCGACCCCCATGCTCGACGCCGTGCGCCGCGATTTTCGCCAGTGCCCGGCCACGGCACTGCATTTCGAGCGTTTCGGCCCGCCGCCCATTCTCGACGGCACTCCGTTCGAGGTGCAGCTGATCAGCACCGGTGCCGTGCTCGACGTCGCGGCCGACGCGTCGGTACTGACCGCGGTCAAGGAACAGAAACCGAACATCGCATACTCGTGCCAGCAGGGCTTCTGCGGTACCTGCAAGGTTCGGGTGCTGTCGGGTGAGCCCGAACATCTCGAATCTCGGCTCACTCCCGAAGAACAACGTGATCACATGCTCATCTGCGTCTCCCGGGCACGCAGCGGGCGTCTCGTACTCGATCTATAG
- a CDS encoding amidohydrolase family protein: MSHAEPPRSDAELLDETERIVAFWTELSLPGLFDVHTHFMPKNVMDKVWSYFDSAGPLTGSVWPISYRFAEEQRLEVIRGFGVRRFTSMIYPHKPSMAAWLNSWGADFAARTPDCLQTATFYPEDGATEYVEQALTNGARIFKSHIQVGNYSPNDPLLDGVWGAISDAQVPVVIHCGSGPAPGTHTGPEPIAALLQRFPTLPLIIAHMGMPEYSDFLDLADRYRNVRLDTTMAFTDFSEAGAPFPEHERPRLLELQDRILFGSDFPNIPYPYLHALQAVSRLDLGDDWVRSVCWGNGAALFG, translated from the coding sequence ATGTCGCACGCTGAGCCGCCACGCTCCGACGCCGAACTTCTCGACGAGACCGAACGGATCGTCGCCTTCTGGACCGAGCTGTCCCTGCCCGGCCTCTTCGACGTCCACACGCACTTCATGCCGAAGAACGTGATGGACAAGGTGTGGAGCTATTTCGACAGTGCCGGCCCACTGACCGGCAGTGTCTGGCCCATCTCCTACCGGTTCGCCGAAGAACAACGGCTGGAGGTCATTCGGGGGTTCGGAGTACGGCGGTTCACGTCGATGATCTACCCTCACAAGCCGTCGATGGCGGCCTGGCTCAACTCGTGGGGTGCCGACTTCGCGGCCCGGACCCCCGACTGCCTGCAGACCGCCACCTTCTATCCCGAGGACGGGGCCACCGAGTACGTCGAGCAGGCGTTGACGAACGGTGCTCGAATCTTTAAGTCGCACATCCAGGTCGGCAACTACTCACCGAACGACCCCTTGCTCGACGGCGTCTGGGGTGCCATCTCGGATGCGCAGGTGCCCGTGGTGATCCACTGCGGTTCGGGCCCGGCACCGGGCACCCATACCGGACCGGAACCCATTGCCGCACTGCTGCAGCGGTTCCCGACGCTTCCGCTGATCATCGCGCACATGGGCATGCCGGAGTACAGCGACTTCCTCGATCTGGCCGATCGCTACCGGAACGTGCGGCTGGACACCACGATGGCGTTCACCGACTTCTCCGAGGCGGGCGCGCCGTTCCCCGAACACGAGCGGCCGCGACTGCTCGAACTGCAGGATCGCATTCTGTTCGGCAGCGACTTCCCCAACATCCCGTACCCGTATCTGCATGCGCTGCAGGCCGTGAGCCGACTCGATCTCGGTGACGACTGGGTGCGTTCGGTATGTTGGGGAAACGGCGCTGCACTGTTCGGCTAG
- a CDS encoding 2-isopropylmalate synthase: protein MNALASSFATDPFHGRFGCSLPRTMRDQIAESTWHSMTWTAFTDRFSPTTGPLRLGSWTGTKSTGCKIEFDATFGIGDTIIACAATTYGPIEALTSMLHDAGFRIEILSFHQQIIGDETATFILAEHDGRREWSMGMAADADLSSIRAILAGANILHR, encoded by the coding sequence ATGAATGCACTTGCTTCTTCTTTCGCCACAGATCCTTTCCACGGCCGTTTCGGCTGCTCTCTGCCGCGCACGATGCGGGACCAGATCGCCGAGTCCACCTGGCACTCCATGACGTGGACGGCCTTCACCGACCGCTTCTCGCCCACCACCGGGCCTCTTCGGCTCGGATCGTGGACCGGGACGAAATCCACCGGTTGCAAGATCGAGTTCGACGCCACCTTCGGCATCGGCGACACGATCATCGCCTGTGCTGCAACGACATACGGTCCGATCGAGGCGTTGACATCGATGCTCCACGACGCCGGATTCCGGATCGAGATCCTCTCGTTCCACCAGCAGATCATCGGCGACGAGACGGCAACCTTCATCCTCGCCGAGCACGACGGTCGTCGCGAATGGTCGATGGGCATGGCTGCCGACGCCGACCTGTCGTCGATCAGGGCCATCCTCGCCGGGGCGAACATCCTGCATCGGTAG
- a CDS encoding ATP-binding protein, translating into MDPVRNPYAPGAGQRPPELAGRKKQLDAFDVVLERITRGRPERSVVLIGLRGVGKTVLLNQLRSAAIARGWGTGKIEARPDQELRRPLSSALHMAVRGIAASHRDPERVDEFLGVLKAFALRATADKGMRERWQPGIDVPAKTGRADSGDIEIDLVELLLDASALAGDVGVGIAIFIDEMQDLGPADISALCAACHELSQDTAPLIIVGAGLPHLPAVLSASKSYSERLFSYHRIGRLERAAADLALIAPADREDVEFTPDALDALYAAADGYPYFVQAYGKATWDLAADSPITVEDVRVAAPTAEEELAVGFFGSRYERATPAEREYMRAMAELSVDDGSVPTSAVATELGRKPASLSPARDGLIKKGLIYSAERGTIAFTVPHFGRYLRAQTDEPAAV; encoded by the coding sequence ATGGACCCCGTGCGTAACCCTTACGCTCCCGGCGCCGGCCAGCGCCCACCCGAGCTCGCAGGCCGAAAGAAGCAGCTCGACGCCTTCGACGTCGTGCTCGAACGCATCACCCGCGGCCGACCCGAACGCAGCGTCGTACTCATCGGGCTGCGAGGCGTCGGGAAGACGGTGTTGCTCAATCAACTCCGCTCCGCCGCGATCGCCCGCGGATGGGGCACCGGCAAGATCGAGGCTCGCCCCGACCAGGAATTGCGTCGACCGCTGTCGTCGGCGCTGCACATGGCGGTCCGTGGGATTGCGGCCTCGCACCGCGATCCCGAACGCGTCGACGAGTTCCTCGGCGTGCTCAAGGCCTTCGCACTGCGCGCCACCGCGGACAAGGGCATGCGAGAACGCTGGCAACCCGGCATCGACGTCCCGGCCAAGACCGGCCGCGCCGACTCCGGCGACATCGAGATCGACCTCGTGGAACTTCTGCTCGACGCCTCCGCGCTGGCCGGCGACGTGGGCGTGGGCATCGCCATCTTCATCGACGAGATGCAGGATCTGGGACCCGCCGATATCTCCGCGCTGTGTGCTGCCTGCCACGAGCTCAGCCAGGACACCGCGCCGCTGATCATCGTCGGGGCCGGGCTGCCACACTTGCCCGCGGTGCTCTCGGCGTCCAAGAGCTACTCCGAGCGCCTGTTCAGTTACCACCGGATCGGCCGACTCGAACGAGCGGCGGCCGATCTGGCCCTGATCGCCCCGGCCGACCGGGAGGACGTCGAATTCACTCCGGACGCTTTGGATGCGCTGTACGCGGCCGCCGACGGCTACCCGTACTTCGTCCAGGCGTACGGCAAGGCGACGTGGGACCTCGCGGCCGACAGCCCGATCACCGTCGAGGACGTGCGCGTCGCCGCCCCGACGGCGGAGGAGGAACTGGCCGTCGGATTCTTCGGTTCTCGCTACGAACGGGCAACGCCGGCCGAGCGCGAATACATGCGTGCGATGGCCGAACTGTCGGTGGACGACGGCTCGGTACCGACCTCGGCCGTGGCGACCGAGCTGGGGCGCAAGCCGGCGTCACTGTCGCCTGCGCGGGACGGACTGATCAAGAAGGGCCTGATCTACTCGGCCGAACGAGGAACCATCGCGTTCACGGTGCCGCACTTCGGCCGTTACCTGCGCGCGCAGACCGACGAACCTGCTGCGGTGTGA
- a CDS encoding patatin-like phospholipase family protein, producing MTRRALVLGGGGVAGIAWQTGVLLGLAESGADVSDAEMLLGTSAGSSVAAQISSGATLAELFERQADEAKQDHEPHAEATIDELVAMLARAAQNSDGSAIDTRRRIGTEALAASTISERERRAIIERRLPSHTWPNRDLRIVTVDAVTGRHRVLDRGSGVQLIDAVAASCAIPGMWPPVTIGDHRYVDGGIRASENADLAVGFEKVLVFRVGALDLEHDPFDVERERLIKGGSKVEVVAPDADSSAAIGPDATDIAVRSAAAVAGRAQGNAIAERIAEFWV from the coding sequence ATGACCAGGCGAGCACTCGTATTGGGCGGCGGCGGAGTCGCAGGTATTGCGTGGCAGACGGGTGTCCTACTGGGATTGGCCGAATCGGGAGCAGACGTCAGCGACGCCGAGATGCTGCTGGGGACCTCGGCGGGGTCCTCGGTCGCAGCCCAGATCTCGAGCGGAGCCACGTTGGCCGAGCTGTTCGAGCGTCAGGCGGACGAGGCCAAGCAGGACCACGAACCGCATGCCGAGGCGACGATCGACGAGCTGGTCGCCATGCTGGCTCGGGCGGCCCAGAACTCGGACGGCAGTGCGATCGACACGCGTCGGCGTATCGGCACCGAAGCTCTGGCGGCCTCGACGATCTCCGAGCGCGAGCGCAGGGCGATCATCGAACGCCGGCTGCCGTCGCACACGTGGCCCAATCGCGATCTACGGATCGTCACCGTCGATGCCGTGACCGGTCGGCATCGGGTACTCGATCGTGGCTCGGGCGTCCAGCTGATCGACGCCGTGGCGGCGAGCTGCGCTATCCCGGGAATGTGGCCGCCGGTGACCATAGGCGATCACCGCTATGTCGACGGCGGTATCCGGGCGAGCGAGAACGCCGATCTGGCAGTCGGTTTCGAGAAGGTGCTGGTGTTCAGGGTCGGTGCCCTCGATCTGGAGCACGACCCCTTCGACGTCGAACGAGAGCGGCTGATCAAGGGTGGCTCGAAGGTGGAGGTCGTTGCCCCCGACGCCGATTCGTCGGCCGCCATCGGCCCCGATGCCACCGACATCGCGGTTCGATCGGCTGCAGCCGTGGCCGGACGAGCACAGGGCAATGCCATCGCAGAACGCATCGCCGAGTTCTGGGTCTAG
- a CDS encoding dienelactone hydrolase family protein, whose protein sequence is MNTTPLTVVRPDGDARGGVIVIQEAFGVTDHIVDVCNRVAAAGWVAVAPHLFHRQDGVTVLDYSDMDSAMAAIGELEADEVDADVDAAATALAELGFEPSSIAIVGFCMGGSVAFQTAVRRPLGAAATFYGGGITQGRFGYPAMTSVGDALQTPWHGFFGDLDEGIPFQDVETLREITATAPVATEITRYAHGKHGFHCDDRPAVFDADAAADAWGKTLAWFDAHVAR, encoded by the coding sequence ATGAACACCACTCCCCTGACCGTCGTTCGGCCCGATGGTGATGCCCGCGGCGGCGTCATCGTCATCCAGGAGGCCTTCGGGGTAACCGACCACATCGTCGACGTCTGCAATCGCGTCGCGGCCGCAGGGTGGGTCGCGGTCGCCCCGCACCTGTTCCACCGGCAGGACGGCGTCACCGTGCTCGACTACTCGGACATGGATTCGGCCATGGCGGCCATCGGAGAACTCGAGGCGGACGAGGTGGACGCCGACGTGGACGCAGCGGCGACCGCACTGGCCGAACTCGGCTTCGAGCCCTCGTCCATCGCGATCGTCGGCTTCTGCATGGGTGGCAGTGTGGCGTTCCAGACCGCTGTTCGACGCCCCCTCGGTGCGGCCGCGACATTCTACGGCGGCGGAATCACGCAGGGCCGCTTCGGCTATCCCGCGATGACCTCGGTGGGCGACGCACTCCAGACGCCGTGGCACGGGTTCTTCGGGGATCTGGACGAGGGCATCCCGTTCCAGGATGTGGAGACGCTGCGTGAGATCACCGCGACGGCACCGGTGGCCACCGAGATCACTCGCTACGCCCATGGCAAGCACGGATTCCACTGCGACGACCGCCCTGCCGTGTTCGACGCCGACGCCGCCGCCGATGCCTGGGGCAAGACTCTCGCGTGGTTCGACGCCCATGTCGCACGCTGA
- a CDS encoding metal-dependent hydrolase produces the protein MNERNTVASDPGEVMLQARNVKFDWTDLPMHWVPGDPYTTHVLNVLHLLLPAGEHWFVDTFKEALPYIDDEKLRDDVIGFIGQEAVHAEAHTGVLVHLEAKGLDPKPFTDQMEWTFGKVLGADSVTSLRAKNNLVERLALIAAIEHVTAFLGDWVLNADGLDRAGIHPTMLDLLRWHGAEEVEHRSVAYDTLRYFDKREVRRLRTFVLVVPLMAYIWMRGIIFLMKNDPELQSAPRSVRKPRSALWRKSVRRGTLPALTHVGRSMSRYLRKSYHPSQEGSTAQAVRYLASSPAAQAAAR, from the coding sequence ATGAACGAACGGAACACCGTCGCCTCGGATCCCGGCGAAGTGATGCTGCAGGCCAGGAACGTGAAGTTCGACTGGACCGATCTGCCGATGCACTGGGTGCCGGGTGACCCGTACACCACGCACGTCCTCAACGTCCTGCACCTGTTGCTGCCTGCCGGTGAGCACTGGTTCGTCGACACGTTCAAAGAGGCCCTGCCGTACATCGACGACGAGAAGCTGCGTGACGACGTCATCGGCTTCATCGGCCAGGAGGCCGTGCACGCCGAGGCCCACACCGGCGTACTCGTTCACCTCGAGGCCAAGGGGCTCGACCCCAAGCCGTTCACCGATCAGATGGAGTGGACCTTCGGCAAGGTACTCGGAGCCGATTCGGTGACGAGCCTGCGGGCGAAGAACAACCTGGTCGAGCGCTTGGCCCTGATCGCAGCCATCGAACACGTGACGGCGTTCCTCGGCGACTGGGTGCTCAACGCGGACGGTCTCGACCGCGCGGGCATCCACCCCACCATGCTCGATCTGCTGCGCTGGCACGGTGCCGAAGAAGTCGAGCACCGCTCGGTCGCCTACGACACGCTCCGATACTTCGACAAGCGCGAGGTCCGTCGCCTCCGAACCTTCGTGCTGGTCGTGCCGTTGATGGCGTACATCTGGATGCGCGGGATCATCTTCCTGATGAAGAACGACCCGGAGCTGCAGTCCGCCCCGAGATCCGTGCGCAAGCCTCGGTCGGCTCTGTGGCGGAAGTCGGTCAGACGCGGCACCCTGCCCGCGTTGACGCACGTCGGTCGCAGCATGTCGCGCTACCTCAGGAAGTCGTACCACCCCAGCCAGGAGGGCTCGACCGCGCAGGCCGTCCGATACCTCGCGTCCTCGCCGGCCGCGCAGGCTGCGGCGAGGTGA
- a CDS encoding alkane 1-monooxygenase — MRDESATSTSPRWRDPKRYLWPLGLIIPLSPFLAWGLVSLLGPGAFWTLGLMIMGVALPLVDRFAGVDRSNPPDEAIAALENDPYYRWCVYLFLPLQYAGLVAACYLWAHGPLGVPERIGLAITVGIVGGVGINAAHELGHKRARLERWLSKVTLAQTLYGHFYVEHNHGHHLRVATPEDPASAKFGESFWKFLPRTIVHGLRSAWTLESRRLARQGLSRWSYRNNLFNAGAMSVALFAVLIAVFGTVIVPYLLIQAAIAIVLYEAANYLEHYGLLRQKRPSGRYGKPTHRDSWNSDHLWSNLFLYHLQRHSDHHANPVRRYQSLRTVDESPQLPAGYAVMIFCALVPPLWRTVMDQRLVDFYDGDADLVNVDRSDARAVRKLEQLCVERAEAH; from the coding sequence ATGCGTGACGAGTCCGCCACGAGCACGTCGCCGCGGTGGCGCGACCCCAAACGCTATCTGTGGCCGCTGGGGTTGATCATTCCTCTGAGCCCGTTCCTGGCCTGGGGGCTGGTATCTCTCCTCGGCCCCGGGGCGTTCTGGACCCTCGGTCTGATGATCATGGGTGTCGCCCTACCGCTGGTGGACAGGTTCGCCGGAGTGGATCGCAGCAATCCCCCGGACGAGGCGATCGCCGCGCTGGAGAACGATCCGTACTACCGCTGGTGCGTCTACCTGTTCCTGCCGCTGCAGTACGCGGGGCTCGTCGCGGCCTGTTATCTGTGGGCGCACGGGCCGTTGGGAGTTCCCGAGCGAATCGGCCTCGCGATCACCGTCGGAATCGTCGGTGGAGTGGGCATCAACGCCGCGCACGAACTGGGTCACAAGCGGGCGCGCCTCGAACGTTGGCTCTCGAAGGTGACGTTGGCGCAGACCTTGTACGGCCACTTCTACGTCGAACACAACCACGGACACCATCTGCGTGTAGCGACCCCGGAGGACCCGGCATCGGCGAAGTTCGGCGAGTCGTTCTGGAAGTTTCTGCCGCGCACCATCGTCCACGGCCTGCGCTCGGCCTGGACGCTGGAATCCCGACGCCTCGCCCGGCAGGGCCTGTCACGGTGGTCGTACCGGAACAATCTTTTCAACGCCGGGGCGATGAGCGTCGCGCTGTTCGCCGTACTGATCGCCGTCTTCGGCACCGTGATCGTTCCGTACCTGCTGATTCAGGCCGCAATCGCCATCGTGCTGTACGAGGCAGCGAACTACCTCGAGCACTACGGATTGCTGCGACAGAAACGGCCGAGCGGCCGCTACGGAAAGCCGACCCACCGGGACAGCTGGAACAGTGACCACCTGTGGAGCAACCTGTTCCTCTACCACCTGCAACGGCACAGCGACCATCATGCGAATCCGGTGCGCCGATACCAGTCGTTGCGCACCGTCGACGAATCCCCGCAGCTACCGGCCGGCTACGCGGTGATGATCTTCTGCGCGCTGGTTCCGCCGCTCTGGCGCACGGTGATGGATCAGCGTCTGGTCGACTTCTACGACGGTGACGCTGACCTCGTCAACGTCGATCGTTCCGACGCGAGGGCAGTGCGGAAGCTCGAGCAGCTGTGTGTCGAGCGAGCCGAGGCGCACTGA
- a CDS encoding NADPH:quinone oxidoreductase family protein: protein MRAVQISSLDGPDSVTVVDVDEPAARDGSVVIEVHAAGVAFPDALLTRGLYQYKPELPFVPGSEIAGIVRSAPPESGFSAGDRVAALTGLSDGMAEVAVVSPDTVFALPESVSLSAGAGLLFNDLTVHFALRERGRLAAGETVLVHGAAGGIGTSALRMAPVLGASRVIAVVSSQAKADIARSAGATDVVLVDGWKDAVKELTGGRGVDVVVDPVGGDRFTDSIRSLAPSGRILVLGFTGGEIPTVKVNRLLLNNVDVVGVGWGAWWMTRPGYLATQWAEIEPLLADGSLSAPEPSVFPAADAAAAIASLENRTAAGKVVLDFTR from the coding sequence ATGCGTGCGGTACAGATCTCCAGCCTCGACGGACCCGATTCGGTGACCGTGGTCGACGTCGACGAGCCTGCCGCGCGCGACGGATCGGTGGTCATCGAGGTTCATGCCGCCGGCGTCGCCTTTCCCGACGCGTTGCTCACCCGCGGGCTCTACCAGTACAAGCCCGAGTTGCCGTTCGTCCCCGGCAGCGAGATCGCCGGCATCGTTCGGTCGGCACCGCCGGAGTCCGGCTTCTCGGCCGGGGATCGCGTCGCGGCGCTGACGGGACTGAGCGACGGTATGGCGGAGGTCGCCGTGGTCTCACCCGACACGGTCTTCGCGCTACCCGAGTCGGTGTCCCTGTCCGCGGGGGCAGGATTGTTGTTCAACGACCTGACGGTGCACTTCGCGCTTCGTGAACGCGGCCGTCTGGCTGCGGGCGAGACGGTCCTGGTGCACGGCGCAGCAGGGGGCATCGGAACCTCCGCACTGCGAATGGCTCCGGTACTCGGGGCATCTCGCGTCATCGCCGTCGTGAGCTCGCAGGCCAAGGCCGACATCGCCCGTTCCGCCGGAGCCACCGACGTGGTGCTCGTCGACGGGTGGAAGGACGCGGTCAAGGAACTGACCGGCGGCCGTGGCGTCGACGTCGTGGTGGACCCGGTCGGCGGTGACCGGTTCACCGACAGCATTCGCTCGCTCGCGCCGTCGGGCCGAATCCTGGTGCTGGGCTTCACCGGTGGCGAGATCCCCACGGTCAAGGTCAACCGATTGCTGCTCAACAACGTCGACGTCGTCGGAGTCGGTTGGGGTGCATGGTGGATGACGCGCCCGGGCTACCTCGCCACGCAGTGGGCCGAGATCGAACCGCTGCTCGCCGATGGATCGCTCAGCGCACCCGAGCCGTCGGTGTTCCCGGCCGCCGACGCTGCCGCCGCTATCGCGTCACTGGAGAACCGCACTGCCGCAGGCAAAGTGGTGCTCGACTTCACGCGCTGA